In the genome of Populus nigra chromosome 9, ddPopNigr1.1, whole genome shotgun sequence, one region contains:
- the LOC133703725 gene encoding polyadenylate-binding protein-interacting protein 12-like, protein MVVGDNASVDLGNISVDSNVSSSSSSNDQDHHNHNNNAPIQPLYMKVSQVGHHQAHHHDHHHQQRSDGGESYKREIRELQELFSKLNPMAAEFVPPSHSNNNNFGRVNGLSGFNGVNGGFYGNNHISSSSSTTTTTNNNLNLVVNGNGFDRSGQVNGNAARRKKNYGQVKRRISSRTSMAQQEEIVRRTVYVSDIDQQVTEEQLAALFINCGQVVDCRICGDPKSVLRFAFIEFTDEEGAQAALSLSGTMLGYYPVKVLPSKTAIAPVNPTFLPRNDDEREMCARTIYCTNIDRNLTQANIKLFFESLCGEVYHLRLLGDHHHPTRIAFVEFVMAESAIAALNCSGVVLGSLPIRVSPSKTPVRPRGPRITVL, encoded by the exons ATGGTTGTTGGAGATAATGCTAGTGTTGATTTGGGGAATATTAGCGTGGACTCAAAtgtttcatcatcatcatcatcaaatgaTCAGGATCATCACAATCACAACAACAATGCTCCGATTCAGCCTCTGTACATGAAGGTTTCCCAGGTGGGCCATCATCAGGCTCATCACCacgatcatcatcatcagcagAGATCAGATGGTGGGGAGAGTTACAAGAGGGAGATTAGAGAGTTGCAGGAGTTATTCTCTAAGTTAAACCCCATGGCTGCTGAGTTTGTGCCTCCTTCACAttccaacaacaacaattttgGTAGAGTTAATGGGCTTAGTGGATTCAATGGAGTTAATGGGGGATTTTATGGCAACAACCatatcagcagcagcagcagcaccaccaccaccaccaacaacaaCCTCAACTTGGTTGTGAATGGAAATGGCTTCGACAGAAGTGGACAAGTTAATGGAAATGCTGCTAGaagg AAGAAAAATTATGGTCAGGTGAAACGTAGAATCAGTAGCAGGACAAGTATGGCTCAACAGGAGGAGATAGTTCGCAGGACTGTGTATGTCTCTGACATTGATCAACAG GTCACTGAAGAGCAACTAGCAGCTCTATTTATTAATTGTGGACAG GTTGTTGACTGTCGGATCTGTGGTGATCCCAAATCTGTACTTCGTTTTGCCTTTATTGAGTTCACTGATGAGG AAGGTGCTCAGGCTGCCTTGAGTCTGTCTGGGACAATGCTTGGATACTACCCTGTGAAAGTGCTGCCCTCCAAAACAGCTATTGCACCGGTTAACCCAACCTTTTTGCCCAGG AATGATGATGAGCGTGAAATGTGCGCAAGAACTATCTACTGTACAAATATTGATCGGAAT CTTACTCAAGCAAATATTAAACTCTTTTTTGAATCACTCTGCGGAGAG GTGTATCACCTGAGGCTGCTAGGAGATCATCATCATCCTACTCGTATTGCTTTTGTGGAGTTTGTTATG GCTGAAAGTGCAATAGCTGCTCTCAACTGTAGTGGTGTGGTTCTGGGTTCATTGCCGATAAG GGTGAGTCCATCAAAGACACCTGTGCGACCACGTGGTCCTCGCATAACTGTGCTTTGA
- the LOC133703726 gene encoding alcohol dehydrogenase-like 3 yields the protein METIRVEPPKKMEVRIKILYTSICHTDLSAWKGENEAQRAYPRILGHEAVGLVESVGEGVTDLKAGDHVIPIFNGECGHCPYCTNKTTNLCQTYRVNPFKSVMENDGKCRFSTMNGEPIFHFLNTSTFTEYSVLDSACAVKIDPNAHLKKMSLLSCGVSTGVGAAWNAANVQAGSSVAIFGLGALGLAASEGARARGASKIIGVDINPEKFDKGKEMGMTDFVNPKDCSKPVHQRIREMTSGGVDYSIECAGNVEVLREAFLSTHDGWGKTVVVGIYPTPKMLPLHPMELFDGRSISGTTFGDFKGKSQLPELAKACMNGVVNLDGFITHELPFEKINEAFQLLGDGKALRCLLHV from the exons ATGGAAACAATCCGAGTTGAACCCCCGAAGAAGATGGAGGTCCGAATCAAAATCCTCTACACTTCAATCTGCCACACTGATCTAAGCGCTTGGAAAGGCGAG AATGAAGCTCAGCGAGCATATCCTCGAATTCTAGGACACGAAGCTGTTGG GCTGGTTGAGAGTGTAGGTGAAGGTGTCACGGACCTTAAAGCGGGCGACCATGTGATTCCAATCTTCAATGGAGAATGTGGCCACTGCCCCTACTGCACAAACAAGACAACCAATCTCTGCCAAACTTATCGTGTCAACCCGTTCAAGAGTGTGATGGAAAATGATGGAAAGTGTAGGTTTTCTACCATGAATGGAGAGCCTATATTCCATTTTCTCAACACATCAACTTTCACCGAGTATTCTGTGCTTGATTCTGCCTGTGCTGTCAAGATTGATCCTAATGCTCACCTCAAGAAGATGAGCTTGTTAAGTTGTGGTGTCTCTACCG GAGTAGGAGCCGCATGGAATGCTGCCAATGTACAAGCTGGATCAAGTGTGGCTATTTTTGGTTTGGGGGCCTTGGGACTTGCA GCTTCCGAAGGAGCACGAGCCAGAGGAGCATCCAAAATAATAGGTGTTGATATCAACCCAGAAAAGTTCGATAAAG GCAAGGAAATGGGAATGACTGACTTTGTAAACCCAAAAGATTGTTCAAAGCCAGTGCACCAG AGAATCAGGGAAATGACTAGTGGAGGTGTGGATTACAGCATTGAGTGTGCAGGGAATGTGGAGGTTCTCCGAGAAGCCTTCTTGTCCACTCATGAT GGCTGGGGAAAGACGGTAGTCGTCGGGATTTATCCCACTCCTAAAATGTTGCCTCTCCATCCAATGGAGTTGTTTGATGGTCGGAGCATCTCTGGGACAACCTTTGGAGACTTCAAGGGAAAGAGCCAACTTCCTGAACTTGCCAAAGCCTGCATGAACGGG GTTGTGAATCTAGATGGGTTCATCACGCATGAACTTCCGTTTGAGAAGATAAATGAAGCGTTCCAGCTGCTCGGTGATGGGAAGGCACTGAGATGTCTTCTGCACGTTTGA
- the LOC133703949 gene encoding alcohol dehydrogenase-like 3 yields MAMLLQARRILTQTLPRCNSNSSQAFVKLLGSATRGLHDNVPRSKLFDPNATSGKVITCNAAVVRGPKQPFLMETIRVDPPKKMEVRIKILYTSICHTDLSAWKGENEAQRAYPRILGHEAVGLVESVGEGVTDLKAGDHVIPIFNGECGHCPYCTTKTTNLCQTYRVNPFKSVMENDGKCRFSTMNGEPIFHFLNTSTFTEYSVLDSACAVKIDPNAPLKKMSLLSCGVSTGVGAAWNAANVQPGSSVAIFGLGALGLAASEGARARGASKIIGVDINPEKFDKGKEMGMTDFVNPKDCSKPVHQRIREMTSGGVDYSIECAGNVEVLREAFLSTHDGWGKTVVVGIYPTPKMLPLHPMELFDGRSISGTTFGDFKGKSQLPELAKACMNGVVNLDGFITHELPFEKINEAFQLLGDGKALRCLLHV; encoded by the exons ATGGCAATGCTTTTGCAAGCAAGAAGAATATTAACACAAACCCTGCCTAGATGCAACTCAAACTCATCGCAAGCCTTCGTTAAGTTACTAGGATCAGCAACGCGGGGCTTGCACGATAATGTCCCGAGAAGTAAGTTGTTCGATCCGAATGCGACGTCAGGGAAAGTCATCACTTGCAATG CTGCCGTTGTTCGGGGTCCGAAACAACCTTTTCTCATGGAAACAATCCGAGTTGATCCCCCGAAGAAAATGGAGGTCCGAATCAAAATCCTCTACACTTCAATCTGCCACACTGATCTAAGCGCTTGGAAAGGCGAG AATGAAGCTCAGCGAGCATATCCTCGAATTCTAGGACACGAAGCTGTTGG GCTGGTTGAGAGTGTAGGTGAAGGTGTCACGGACCTTAAAGCGGGCGACCATGTGATTCCAATCTTCAATGGAGAATGTGGCCACTGCCCCTACTGCACCACTAAGACAACCAATCTCTGCCAAACTTATCGTGTCAACCCGTTCAAGAGTGTGATGGAAAATGATGGAAAGTGTAGGTTTTCTACCATGAATGGAGAGCCCATATTCCATTTTCTCAACACATCAACTTTCACCGAGTATTCTGTGCTTGATTCTGCCTGTGCTGTCAAGATTGATCCCAATGCTCCCCTCAAGAAGATGAGCTTGTTAAGTTGTGGTGTCTCTACCG GAGTAGGAGCTGCATGGAATGCTGCCAATGTACAACCTGGATCAAGTGTGGCAATTTTTGGTTTAGGGGCCTTGGGACTTGCA GCTTCCGAAGGAGCACGAGCCAGAGGAGCATCCAAAATAATAGGTGTTGATATCAACCCAGAAAAGTTCGATAAAG GCAAGGAAATGGGAATGACTGACTTTGTAAACCCAAAAGATTGTTCAAAGCCAGTGCACCAG AGAATCAGGGAAATGACTAGTGGAGGTGTGGATTACAGCATTGAGTGTGCAGGGAATGTGGAGGTTCTCCGAGAAGCCTTCTTGTCCACTCATGAT GGCTGGGGAAAGACGGTAGTCGTCGGGATTTATCCCACTCCTAAAATGTTGCCTCTCCATCCAATGGAGTTGTTTGATGGTCGGAGCATCTCTGGGACAACCTTCGGAGACTTCAAGGGAAAGAGCCAACTTCCTGAACTTGCCAAAGCCTGCATGAACGGG GTTGTGAATCTAGATGGGTTCATCACGCATGAACTTCCGTTTGAGAAGATAAATGAAGCTTTCCAGCTGCTCGGTGATGGGAAGGCACTGAGATGTCTTCTGCACGTTTGA
- the LOC133702804 gene encoding uncharacterized protein LOC133702804 — MGNCLFGGLGVAEGVIKVMTSNGGILEFNTPITAGSITNEFPDHALFPSQDLFWRPLSLQEELQGGQSYYLLPLHNSKIGGQIVREGHVRSKSIPAVAATSNIVTPYRMSLDYQGALKRSYTEVFSRYNNNYDKSNNGFWKVKLVISPEQLVEILSQEARTEELIENVRAVAKCGNGFSSSASSVEFSDSWSLSSSRNASCKKDSLVDI, encoded by the coding sequence ATGGGAAACTGTCTATTTGGAGGCCTAGGAGTGGCAGAAGGAGTGATAAAGGTGATGACATCTAATGGTGGCATCCTGGAGTTTAACACACCAATAACAGCAGGATCCATCACAAATGAGTTTCCAGACCATGCGCTTTTTCCAAGCCAGGATCTATTTTGGAGACCACTTTCTCTACAAGAAGAGCTTCAAGGAGGACAGTCTTACTATTTACTGCCACTCCACAACTCAAAAATTGGTGGCCAAATAGTAAGAGAAGGTCATGTTAGATCAAAGAGTATACCAGCTGTTGCTGCCACATCAAATATTGTCACACCTTATAGGATGTCCTTAGATTATCAAGGCGCGTTAAAGAGATCATACACTGAAGTTTTCTCTAGGTACAACAACAACTACGACAAAAGTAATAATGGGTTTTGGAAAGTGAAGCTTGTGATTAGTCCAGAGCAGCTAGTGGAGATTTTGTCACAAGAGGCTAGGACAGAAGAGTTGATCGAGAATGTGAGAGCTGTAGCCAAATGTGGAAATGGGTTCTCATCATCAGCGTCTTCTGTTGAGTTTTCAGATTCTTGGAGTCTATCCAGCAGTAGGAATGCTTCTTGTAAGAAAGATAGTTTAGTGGATATTTAG